Proteins encoded in a region of the Armatimonadota bacterium genome:
- the rlmN gene encoding putative dual-specificity RNA methyltransferase RlmN: MPVLPGATREEILQVVRTLGQPDYRAQQIAEWVYRKGARTYEQMTNLPMNLRQALPELLPLRRLEIVRLQRSADGTVKYLFALADGEHVEAVFLPYDDRTSVCISSQVGCAAGCRFCATAQMGFTRNLTAGEMVDEVLSIQQMSGQRVSHVVYMGMGEPLWNLPEVVKSILLLNREVGISQRHTTVSTVGVVPAIYELAQYRLQITLAISLHAPDDELRQRIMPVGRKWKVQELIDAARHYTEVTGRKVTFEYLLLRGVNDEPHHAHALARLVKGMVCNVNLIPFNQVETPDGFTRPEPSRVARFRRVLEEAGVAVTQRVEKGHDISAACGQLRLETARTRA; the protein is encoded by the coding sequence ATGCCCGTCCTGCCCGGCGCAACGCGCGAGGAGATACTGCAGGTGGTGCGCACGCTGGGGCAACCGGACTATCGCGCCCAGCAGATAGCCGAATGGGTGTACCGCAAGGGTGCGCGCACTTACGAACAGATGACCAATCTGCCCATGAACCTGCGGCAAGCCTTGCCGGAGCTACTGCCCCTGCGGCGGCTGGAGATTGTTCGCTTACAACGCTCGGCAGATGGCACGGTGAAGTATCTCTTCGCGCTGGCGGACGGTGAGCACGTAGAAGCGGTGTTTCTGCCTTATGATGACCGCACCTCCGTGTGCATCTCCTCGCAGGTAGGCTGCGCTGCAGGATGCCGTTTCTGTGCCACCGCACAGATGGGCTTCACCCGCAACCTGACCGCTGGTGAGATGGTGGACGAGGTACTTTCCATACAGCAGATGAGCGGTCAACGAGTCAGCCACGTGGTGTATATGGGCATGGGTGAGCCGCTGTGGAACCTGCCGGAGGTGGTGAAGAGCATCCTGCTGTTGAATCGGGAGGTAGGCATCTCGCAAAGACATACCACCGTTTCTACTGTTGGCGTCGTGCCCGCTATTTATGAGCTGGCTCAGTATCGTCTGCAAATCACGCTAGCCATCTCCCTGCACGCCCCCGACGACGAACTACGCCAGCGCATCATGCCCGTTGGACGCAAGTGGAAAGTGCAGGAGCTGATAGACGCCGCGCGCCATTATACCGAGGTGACCGGGCGTAAAGTGACCTTTGAGTACCTGCTGCTGCGAGGCGTCAACGATGAACCGCATCACGCGCACGCGCTGGCTCGCCTGGTGAAAGGAATGGTATGTAACGTTAACCTGATACCGTTCAATCAGGTGGAGACTCCCGATGGCTTCACCCGTCCCGAACCGTCGCGTGTGGCTCGCTTCCGCAGGGTGCTGGAGGAAGCAGGCGTTGCCGTCACACAACGGGTAGAGAAAGGACATGACATTTCCGCCGCATGTGGACAGCTGAGATTAGAAACGGCGCGCACGCGCGCCTGA
- the gatC gene encoding aspartyl/glutamyl-tRNA(Asn/Gln) amidotransferase subunit C, with protein sequence MAQRLTLEQIAHVARLARLAMSEEEMRQMEKHINNLMAQFERLQELETTGVEPTAHSFPVYNVFREDAVQPSLPQEEILSNAPDQRDGCFIVPIIVEE encoded by the coding sequence ATGGCACAAAGGTTGACGCTGGAACAGATAGCCCATGTGGCGCGACTGGCGCGGCTGGCGATGAGCGAAGAGGAGATGCGCCAGATGGAAAAACACATCAATAACCTGATGGCGCAGTTTGAACGACTACAGGAACTAGAAACCACCGGCGTGGAGCCAACTGCGCACTCGTTTCCGGTGTACAACGTGTTCCGCGAGGACGCGGTACAGCCCTCTTTGCCTCAGGAGGAGATTCTCAGCAACGCTCCCGACCAACGCGACGGCTGTTTCATCGTGCCCATTATCGTGGAGGAGTAA
- a CDS encoding ribose-phosphate pyrophosphokinase — MRQRRPLKLFAGNGNPDLARRIATELGVSLGELMVRRFSDGEVRVECHETVRGCDVFVIQSLCPPIHDNLMELLILLDALRRASAARLTVVVPYYAYARQEKKNTPRDPVPAKVVADMLSTAGAHRVITMDLHAEAITGFFHIPVDDLSALSLLAHHFVRLRGENLVVVAPDAGAVRLARAVAQKLGAPLAVAYARSGHTENPAHIRFAGDIEGLKPLIIEDMIVTGKRVESCVKALIRQGCIPEIRVAATHGVLAGDALQRVMQPEVVELAITDTIPQHHQHPRVTVIPTAHLFAEAIRRVYHDRTLDTIVLPHAVGD, encoded by the coding sequence ATGAGACAGCGCCGACCGCTCAAGCTGTTCGCCGGCAATGGAAACCCTGACCTCGCCCGACGCATCGCCACTGAGCTGGGAGTATCGCTGGGCGAGCTGATGGTACGTCGTTTTAGCGATGGCGAGGTGCGCGTGGAGTGTCACGAGACGGTGCGAGGATGCGATGTGTTCGTCATCCAGTCCCTCTGCCCGCCTATCCACGACAACCTGATGGAACTGCTCATCCTGCTGGACGCCCTGCGACGTGCCTCCGCCGCGCGCTTAACGGTGGTTGTACCTTATTACGCCTACGCGCGGCAGGAGAAGAAGAATACCCCGCGTGACCCTGTGCCCGCAAAGGTCGTGGCGGATATGCTGAGCACTGCCGGCGCGCACCGCGTCATCACCATGGACCTGCATGCGGAAGCGATTACCGGCTTTTTCCACATTCCGGTAGACGACCTGAGCGCGCTCTCTCTACTGGCGCATCACTTTGTTCGGCTGAGGGGTGAGAATCTGGTGGTGGTTGCGCCGGATGCAGGGGCAGTGCGGCTGGCGCGGGCGGTAGCGCAGAAGCTGGGAGCCCCGCTCGCGGTAGCCTACGCCCGGAGTGGACACACAGAAAACCCGGCGCATATCCGCTTCGCGGGAGATATAGAGGGCTTGAAACCGTTGATTATCGAAGATATGATAGTTACCGGAAAACGGGTAGAATCGTGTGTGAAGGCGTTGATTCGGCAGGGGTGTATCCCTGAAATCCGGGTAGCTGCGACGCATGGCGTGCTGGCGGGGGATGCGCTGCAGAGGGTAATGCAGCCGGAGGTGGTGGAGCTGGCGATTACCGATACCATCCCCCAACACCACCAGCATCCCCGCGTGACGGTGATACCGACGGCACACCTGTTCGCAGAGGCGATTCGGCGCGTATACCACGACCGGACACTGGATACTATCGTGCTCCCGCACGCCGTGGGAGACTAA
- a CDS encoding selenocysteine-specific translation elongation factor, producing the protein MSEKHVIIGTAGHVDHGKSTLITALTGTNPDRLKEEQERGMTIDLGFAALTLPNGQTVGIVDVPGHERFLKNMLAGAGGVDVVLLVIAADEGVMPQTREHLDILRLLDVKAGVVALTKCDLVDPEWLQLVTEEVRAFLQDTPLRDVPVVAVSAVTGQGLPELLRALQEAVARVPVREVNAPFRLPIDRVFTLAGAGTVVTGTLVSGRVRVGDAIEILPPGLHSRARQIQVHGRKVEEAVAGSRVAINLPGVEKEQLERGMVCAPPDVFQPTQAFDAQLSLLPDAAKGLAHRTRIRLYLGTAEVIGRVSLLDSERLEPGQQGFVQLRMEKPLVAARGDRFVIRTYSPMFTVGGGIVLEPHAARHKRFDSAVIERLQSLLGGSPEERVLAILAQSPAGMHEAELARHAETDVQSVLAILDRLQTQEQAVRVGDVWFARSVWDSLRQRVEHTLHRYHQQNPLRAGMPREELRSTLGGKLPARLFEAMLLRWQEEGVLTLQGALVRLAGFTVRLNERQQRLAQRVEQILREAGVTPPPVEIISQQAGAPPDAVRAMIQVLLEQGMLVRLEGDLFFHRETIDRLAELVKRTIREKGSLSVGEFRDLTGSSRKFAVPLLEYFDSIRLTRRVGDVRVLVE; encoded by the coding sequence ATGTCCGAGAAACACGTTATCATTGGCACGGCTGGGCACGTGGATCACGGCAAGTCCACGTTGATTACCGCGCTGACCGGAACCAACCCCGACCGTCTGAAGGAAGAGCAGGAGCGCGGGATGACCATTGACCTCGGCTTTGCTGCGCTCACCTTGCCCAACGGGCAAACGGTGGGCATCGTGGACGTGCCGGGGCACGAACGCTTCCTGAAGAACATGTTAGCAGGCGCGGGCGGGGTGGATGTGGTGCTGCTGGTGATTGCCGCCGATGAGGGCGTGATGCCCCAGACGCGCGAGCATCTGGACATCCTGCGCCTGCTGGACGTGAAAGCGGGCGTGGTTGCGCTCACCAAATGTGATCTGGTGGACCCGGAGTGGCTGCAACTGGTGACCGAGGAGGTGCGCGCGTTTCTGCAGGATACACCCCTTCGCGACGTGCCGGTGGTTGCGGTGTCGGCGGTGACAGGGCAGGGTTTACCCGAGCTGCTGCGCGCTCTGCAAGAGGCGGTGGCGCGTGTGCCCGTCCGCGAGGTGAATGCTCCCTTCCGCCTGCCGATTGACCGCGTGTTCACCCTGGCGGGGGCAGGTACGGTAGTGACGGGCACGCTGGTCAGTGGGCGGGTACGCGTGGGCGATGCGATAGAGATACTGCCCCCCGGCTTGCACTCGCGGGCGCGTCAGATACAGGTGCATGGGCGCAAGGTGGAAGAGGCGGTGGCTGGCAGTCGCGTTGCCATCAACCTGCCCGGCGTGGAGAAAGAGCAACTGGAGCGGGGGATGGTGTGTGCGCCGCCGGACGTGTTCCAACCGACGCAGGCGTTCGATGCGCAACTGAGCCTGCTTCCTGATGCAGCGAAAGGGTTGGCGCACCGCACGCGGATACGGCTGTATCTGGGCACGGCGGAGGTCATCGGGCGGGTTTCTCTGCTGGACAGTGAGCGTCTGGAGCCGGGGCAGCAGGGCTTCGTGCAGCTGCGCATGGAAAAGCCCCTTGTCGCTGCGCGGGGCGACCGCTTTGTCATCCGTACCTACTCGCCTATGTTCACCGTCGGCGGTGGAATCGTGCTGGAACCGCACGCAGCAAGGCACAAGCGGTTTGACTCCGCCGTCATCGAACGCCTGCAGTCGTTGCTGGGAGGCAGTCCGGAGGAAAGGGTGCTGGCGATTCTGGCGCAGTCGCCTGCCGGTATGCATGAAGCCGAACTCGCCCGTCACGCCGAGACGGACGTGCAGAGCGTACTTGCCATCCTCGATCGGTTGCAAACGCAGGAACAGGCGGTGCGGGTCGGCGATGTCTGGTTCGCGCGAAGCGTATGGGATAGCCTGCGCCAGCGGGTGGAGCACACGCTGCACCGCTACCATCAGCAGAATCCTCTACGCGCCGGTATGCCCCGTGAAGAGTTGCGCTCCACGCTGGGCGGAAAGTTGCCCGCTCGCTTGTTCGAGGCGATGCTGCTGCGGTGGCAGGAGGAAGGGGTTCTCACCCTGCAAGGAGCACTGGTCAGGCTGGCGGGCTTCACCGTTCGTCTGAACGAGCGTCAACAACGTCTAGCTCAGCGCGTGGAGCAGATACTGCGCGAGGCAGGAGTCACCCCTCCGCCGGTAGAGATTATCTCGCAGCAAGCGGGCGCGCCGCCCGACGCGGTACGGGCAATGATACAGGTGCTGCTGGAGCAGGGGATGCTGGTGAGGCTGGAGGGTGACCTGTTCTTCCACCGTGAGACGATAGACCGGCTTGCCGAGCTGGTGAAGCGCACCATTCGCGAAAAAGGCTCACTCAGCGTCGGCGAGTTTCGCGACCTTACCGGTTCCAGCCGCAAGTTCGCCGTGCCTCTGCTGGAATACTTCGACAGCATCCGCCTGACGCGCCGGGTGGGGGATGTGCGTGTGCTGGTGGAATAG
- a CDS encoding FmdB family transcriptional regulator — MPIYEYRCNACRRRFSVLVGVIAEDDPLQCPRCGGTDITRLISRFARVRNEDDLIDDMLDPDKIGDPEDPKTMRRWVKEMGKELGEDFTDEFDEILAEEEEKAAGGGGEAGDEEGGSDDLL, encoded by the coding sequence ATGCCCATCTACGAGTACCGGTGCAATGCCTGCCGAAGGCGTTTCAGTGTGCTGGTGGGGGTGATTGCCGAGGACGACCCTCTGCAGTGTCCGCGCTGTGGGGGAACGGATATCACGCGCCTTATCTCGCGCTTCGCCCGAGTGCGTAACGAGGATGACTTGATAGACGATATGCTAGACCCCGACAAAATCGGCGACCCCGAAGACCCCAAAACCATGCGCCGCTGGGTGAAGGAGATGGGCAAAGAGCTGGGCGAAGACTTCACCGACGAGTTCGACGAGATTCTCGCCGAAGAAGAGGAGAAAGCAGCAGGCGGAGGCGGTGAAGCTGGCGACGAGGAAGGCGGCTCTGACGACCTGTTGTGA
- a CDS encoding LacI family transcriptional regulator gives MDDQILYRQIYRALKADILSGHYPPGSQLPTENEMIQRFGVSRVTVRNALALLQREGLLVRIPAKGTFVRHSEVSSSTPKLIALLALDVQLDFFGKIIRGAEQEAAVHGYKLLVRSTDNDAEKERECLLELQSHVAGFVIAPATGNQNHAHYGQLLVQGIPFVFVDRYLPEFNVDRVTSDNMQGGYLATRHLLELGHRRIGVISARKATTCTERLRGYQQALEEFGVPFDPALIGHAVGKRRDGWDEYLHQGKAQTQALLKLPQPPTALFAMNDLLAAGALRYLREQGIGVPEEIAIVGYDGMELSELVSPSLTTVEQQSLRMGAEAVRLLVRRIRDRELPAQHVVLPVNLRIRASTVVSTAIVASALTTAPAKGGG, from the coding sequence ATGGACGACCAGATACTCTACAGACAAATCTATCGTGCCCTGAAAGCGGACATTTTGAGTGGTCACTATCCGCCGGGGTCGCAATTACCCACCGAAAACGAAATGATTCAACGTTTCGGGGTAAGCCGGGTGACGGTGCGCAACGCGCTTGCACTGCTACAACGGGAAGGCTTGCTGGTACGCATCCCGGCAAAGGGTACCTTCGTGCGGCATAGTGAGGTTTCGTCTTCCACTCCAAAGCTGATCGCTCTACTTGCGCTGGATGTACAGCTGGATTTCTTCGGCAAGATTATCCGCGGGGCAGAGCAAGAGGCAGCGGTACACGGCTATAAACTGCTGGTGCGCTCCACCGACAACGATGCAGAAAAAGAGCGCGAGTGTCTGCTGGAGCTGCAGTCGCACGTAGCAGGCTTCGTGATCGCCCCGGCAACAGGTAACCAGAACCACGCACACTATGGACAACTGCTCGTGCAAGGCATTCCGTTCGTGTTTGTAGACCGTTACCTGCCCGAGTTTAACGTGGATAGGGTCACTTCTGACAATATGCAGGGAGGTTACCTGGCGACGCGCCATCTGCTGGAGCTGGGGCATCGTCGAATTGGGGTCATCTCGGCACGGAAAGCCACCACTTGTACCGAGCGGTTGCGTGGCTATCAACAGGCGCTGGAAGAGTTCGGCGTGCCGTTTGACCCCGCGCTGATTGGACATGCGGTAGGCAAGCGTCGCGATGGCTGGGACGAATACCTGCATCAGGGAAAAGCGCAGACACAGGCACTGCTCAAGCTACCCCAGCCGCCTACCGCCCTGTTCGCGATGAACGACCTGCTAGCCGCCGGAGCCTTGCGGTATCTTCGCGAACAGGGCATCGGCGTGCCCGAAGAGATAGCCATTGTGGGTTACGACGGTATGGAGCTATCCGAGCTAGTCAGCCCCAGCTTGACCACCGTGGAACAACAGTCGCTACGCATGGGGGCAGAGGCGGTGCGTTTGCTGGTTCGTCGTATTCGCGATAGAGAGCTGCCCGCCCAGCATGTGGTATTGCCTGTAAACCTGCGCATTCGTGCCTCTACCGTTGTTTCAACGGCGATAGTGGCGTCCGCGCTTACCACAGCACCGGCAAAAGGAGGTGGTTGA
- a CDS encoding endonuclease III: MLSPSELAREVVRRLDALHGRPVWQQRMPPLEELIACILSQHTSDTNSWRAYRQLRERFPSWQAVMEAPTEEVEAAIRPGGLASSKAPRIQAVLRTIAEHNGGKLSLDFLQEMDTESARRYLLSLPGVGPKTAAIVLCFSLGRPVIPVDTHVFRVSWRLGFFDRRVGEAKAHDLLQRVVPEEHIYPFHVHLIRHGRQICKAQRPRCEQCPLADICAYRAVSGNTAG, from the coding sequence ATGCTTTCCCCTTCTGAGCTGGCGCGAGAGGTGGTTCGGAGGCTGGACGCCCTGCACGGTCGTCCCGTATGGCAGCAAAGAATGCCCCCTCTGGAAGAGCTCATCGCCTGCATCCTGTCTCAGCATACCTCGGACACCAACTCCTGGCGCGCTTATCGGCAACTGCGCGAGCGTTTCCCCTCATGGCAGGCGGTGATGGAAGCGCCGACTGAGGAAGTGGAAGCGGCTATCCGTCCGGGCGGGCTTGCCAGCAGCAAAGCACCGCGCATTCAAGCGGTGTTACGCACTATCGCGGAGCACAACGGAGGTAAGCTTAGCCTGGACTTCCTGCAGGAGATGGATACCGAATCCGCCCGACGCTACCTGCTCAGCCTGCCGGGAGTAGGTCCCAAAACGGCAGCGATTGTGCTGTGCTTCTCGCTGGGCAGACCGGTGATACCGGTGGACACCCATGTGTTTCGCGTCTCATGGCGTCTGGGGTTCTTCGACCGCAGGGTAGGCGAAGCAAAGGCGCACGACCTGCTACAGCGGGTTGTGCCCGAAGAGCATATCTACCCCTTCCATGTGCACCTCATTCGGCACGGCAGGCAGATATGCAAGGCGCAACGCCCCCGCTGTGAACAGTGCCCCCTAGCGGACATCTGTGCATACAGGGCAGTTTCAGGGAACACTGCTGGATAA
- the nuoK gene encoding NADH-quinone oxidoreductase subunit K, which translates to MNLSHLPLHFFVLLSTVLFAIGLYGLISRRNAIAVLMSIEIVMNAANLNFVAFWRYLHPQSLEGVVFVLVTITVAAAEVAVGMAVVLSIYRTLHTVNVDEVAQMRG; encoded by the coding sequence ATGAATCTCAGCCACCTACCCCTTCATTTCTTCGTGCTACTGAGCACCGTGCTGTTCGCTATTGGGCTGTACGGCTTAATTTCTCGCCGTAATGCCATCGCTGTGCTGATGTCCATCGAGATTGTGATGAACGCAGCGAACCTGAACTTCGTCGCCTTCTGGCGTTACCTGCACCCGCAGTCGCTGGAAGGCGTGGTGTTTGTGCTGGTGACCATCACCGTGGCAGCGGCGGAAGTAGCAGTGGGCATGGCGGTAGTACTTTCCATCTACCGGACACTGCACACAGTGAACGTGGACGAAGTGGCGCAGATGCGAGGGTAA
- a CDS encoding NADH-quinone oxidoreductase subunit J, which yields MSTLELALLVFLTVITVFSALMVVAVRNLIHAGFWLLPFFLGVGGFYLILSLEFLFALQLLLYAGAVMVVVLFALMLTRDVMNPQIRQTNRLYVAAIAASASMMAFLIVVIYRSMGGLAALPREVEADAITRQLGAMLLNEYVLPFELTSALLLSAMLGAIFLARNPRVELEEESEG from the coding sequence ATGAGCACGCTGGAACTGGCTTTGCTCGTCTTCCTTACGGTCATAACGGTATTCTCCGCGCTGATGGTGGTTGCGGTCCGTAACCTCATTCACGCAGGATTCTGGTTGTTACCCTTCTTCCTGGGCGTCGGCGGTTTCTATCTTATCCTCTCGCTGGAGTTTTTGTTCGCCCTGCAGCTGCTGTTGTACGCGGGGGCGGTGATGGTGGTGGTGCTTTTTGCGCTCATGCTCACGCGCGACGTGATGAATCCGCAGATTCGCCAGACGAATCGCCTGTACGTGGCGGCGATAGCCGCCAGCGCGAGCATGATGGCTTTTTTGATAGTGGTCATCTACCGCAGTATGGGAGGGCTGGCTGCACTCCCTCGCGAAGTAGAAGCCGATGCCATCACCCGGCAACTGGGAGCCATGCTGCTCAACGAGTACGTGCTGCCTTTTGAGCTCACTTCCGCCCTGCTGTTGAGCGCGATGCTGGGCGCGATTTTCCTCGCGCGCAACCCCAGAGTAGAACTGGAAGAGGAGAGTGAAGGATGA
- the nuoH gene encoding NADH-quinone oxidoreductase subunit H has translation MIAAITQFFQGHPLLWTFVKAVVLASFTLMIPLAVIYVERKVAGFIQSRLGPLHVGPQGAFQTAADALKLLLKEDIVPEGADKRFFYLAPYIAFISTVLCFMVLPFAPGWVALEMNVAVLFVIGVSLFNVVSILMAGWSSNNKYSLLGGLRAVAQLLSYEIPMVLSVLTVVFYTGSLSLTGIVEYQVKHGWNIWHPPIMIAALIYFICALAEINRTPFDLPEAESELVSGFNTEYSGMRFAFFFASEFANNFFITAFAAILFFGGWDGPILPPIVWMFLKVLVMIFVFMWVRWTPPRLRIDQILRFAWQFLVPVSLANLLFAIALGVR, from the coding sequence GTGATTGCAGCAATAACACAGTTTTTTCAAGGACACCCGCTGTTATGGACATTTGTGAAAGCGGTAGTGCTGGCCAGCTTCACGCTGATGATTCCGCTGGCAGTCATCTATGTGGAGCGCAAGGTGGCGGGCTTTATCCAGAGCCGCCTGGGACCTCTGCATGTGGGACCGCAGGGTGCGTTTCAAACCGCCGCGGACGCGCTGAAGCTGCTGTTGAAAGAGGACATCGTCCCTGAAGGCGCGGACAAACGGTTCTTCTATCTTGCGCCGTACATTGCGTTCATTTCCACCGTGTTGTGCTTCATGGTGCTGCCGTTTGCGCCCGGCTGGGTGGCGTTGGAGATGAACGTGGCGGTGCTGTTCGTGATTGGGGTATCGCTGTTCAACGTGGTGAGTATCCTGATGGCGGGGTGGTCATCGAACAACAAATACTCTCTGCTGGGCGGTTTGCGCGCGGTAGCACAGCTATTGTCCTACGAAATCCCGATGGTGCTCTCGGTGCTGACAGTGGTGTTCTATACCGGCTCGCTCAGTCTCACAGGCATCGTGGAGTATCAGGTGAAGCACGGGTGGAACATTTGGCATCCGCCGATTATGATTGCTGCTCTCATCTATTTCATCTGTGCGCTGGCTGAAATCAATCGCACCCCGTTCGACTTGCCGGAGGCGGAGTCGGAGCTGGTCAGCGGTTTCAATACCGAATACTCAGGGATGCGTTTCGCCTTCTTCTTCGCATCGGAGTTCGCCAACAACTTCTTCATCACCGCCTTTGCCGCCATCCTCTTCTTCGGAGGATGGGACGGTCCCATCCTGCCACCAATCGTGTGGATGTTCCTGAAGGTGCTCGTGATGATTTTCGTGTTTATGTGGGTGCGGTGGACACCTCCGCGCCTGCGAATAGACCAGATTCTGCGTTTCGCGTGGCAATTTCTGGTACCGGTCAGTCTGGCGAACCTGCTGTTCGCCATCGCTCTGGGGGTGAGGTAA
- the nuoD gene encoding NADH-quinone oxidoreductase subunit D codes for MEILSQGMVINVGPQHPSTHGVLRLILTLDGEQIVACEPVIGYLHRGLEKMMERRPYRHNIPFTDRLDYLAALSNNLGICQCIERLGGVEVPERAQYIRVLLMELQRIASHLVFLGTFGTDLGATTMFLYAFREREMVLDLLEECTGARLTYNWVRVGGVPDDLPEGFGQKVLDFVRIFRQRIEEYDMLLTRNRIFRSRTQGIGVLPKETALAYGCSGPVMRASGVAYDIRKVAPYEVYDRVEFDVPVFESGDVWARYLVRMEELRQSLRIIEQVLRDMPDGPVQTKLPKIFKPPAGIAYSRVESPRGELSFMMVSDGSPNPVRVHIRAPSFVNLSVLPRLLEGAKVADLVAILGSIDVVLGEIDR; via the coding sequence GTGGAAATCCTCTCTCAGGGGATGGTGATTAACGTCGGACCGCAACATCCCTCTACACACGGGGTGCTGCGACTGATACTCACGCTGGATGGCGAGCAGATTGTGGCGTGCGAACCCGTCATCGGCTACCTGCACCGAGGGCTGGAGAAGATGATGGAGCGCCGTCCCTACCGTCATAACATTCCCTTTACCGATCGACTGGACTATCTCGCCGCGCTGTCTAACAACCTGGGCATCTGCCAGTGTATCGAGCGGCTGGGTGGAGTGGAGGTTCCCGAACGCGCCCAGTATATCCGCGTACTGCTCATGGAACTGCAGCGTATCGCCAGCCATCTGGTGTTTCTGGGCACATTCGGTACCGATTTGGGCGCAACCACCATGTTCCTCTACGCTTTCCGCGAGCGCGAGATGGTGCTGGACCTGCTGGAGGAGTGTACCGGCGCGAGGTTAACCTACAACTGGGTGCGTGTAGGCGGTGTGCCGGACGACCTGCCGGAGGGCTTCGGACAGAAGGTGCTGGATTTCGTCAGAATCTTTCGTCAGCGTATCGAAGAGTACGACATGCTGCTGACGCGCAACCGTATCTTCCGCTCGCGCACGCAGGGCATCGGTGTCTTACCAAAGGAGACAGCGCTGGCATACGGGTGCAGCGGTCCTGTAATGCGAGCCTCCGGTGTAGCCTACGACATCCGCAAGGTGGCTCCGTACGAGGTGTACGACCGAGTAGAGTTTGACGTGCCGGTGTTTGAGAGCGGCGACGTGTGGGCACGTTATCTGGTGCGCATGGAGGAGCTACGCCAGAGCCTGCGCATTATCGAGCAAGTGCTGCGCGATATGCCGGATGGTCCGGTGCAGACCAAACTGCCCAAGATATTCAAGCCACCGGCTGGCATCGCCTACTCGCGCGTGGAGAGCCCGCGCGGCGAACTGAGCTTTATGATGGTTAGCGACGGAAGCCCCAATCCAGTGCGTGTACACATTCGCGCGCCCTCGTTCGTGAACCTGAGTGTGCTGCCACGCTTGCTGGAAGGAGCAAAGGTAGCCGACCTCGTAGCCATACTGGGTAGTATTGACGTGGTGTTAGGAGAGATAGACCGGTGA
- the ndhJ gene encoding NADH-quinone oxidoreductase subunit C, protein MNEAIENLVQRFGEAVIEWTQVSPNEVRLTVSAPHWREIAQYLHDDPLWQMDYPADLTVWDTGNEFGVYLRLWSSQYNYNVIVLTSISREQPHIASLATLYPGVDWHEREMYDMYGVIFEGHPNLKRILLPEDWEGFPFRKDYVAEPSGNPLHGPQPVN, encoded by the coding sequence ATGAATGAGGCGATAGAGAACCTGGTGCAGCGTTTTGGCGAGGCGGTTATCGAGTGGACACAGGTTAGCCCCAACGAGGTGCGCTTGACAGTCTCGGCGCCGCACTGGCGAGAGATAGCACAGTATCTGCACGATGACCCCCTGTGGCAGATGGACTATCCTGCCGACCTCACGGTATGGGATACGGGCAATGAGTTTGGCGTGTATTTGCGTCTGTGGTCTTCACAGTATAACTACAACGTGATAGTGCTGACATCTATCTCGCGCGAGCAGCCGCACATTGCCTCGCTGGCGACTCTCTACCCAGGCGTAGATTGGCACGAACGCGAAATGTATGATATGTACGGGGTGATTTTCGAGGGGCATCCGAACCTGAAGCGCATCCTTCTGCCCGAAGATTGGGAGGGCTTTCCCTTCCGTAAGGACTATGTGGCAGAGCCCAGTGGAAATCCCTTACACGGACCGCAACCGGTGAACTGA
- the nuoB gene encoding NADH-quinone oxidoreductase subunit B produces MGVKERLEKGLIKVPGGTILVAKMADLMAWARKSSMWSLTFGLSCCAIEMMATAASRYDLDRFGMFFRATPRQADVMIVAGWVSVKMAPFIKRLYEQMPEPKYVIAMGGCASAGGPYRDSITIVKGVDQFVPVDVYVYGCPPRPENLILGILKLQERIRREHLAEKNGLPKPVREPIIIPETGAAG; encoded by the coding sequence ATGGGAGTGAAGGAGCGTTTGGAGAAAGGGCTGATTAAGGTTCCGGGCGGAACTATCCTTGTCGCCAAGATGGCAGACCTCATGGCATGGGCACGCAAGTCCTCTATGTGGTCGCTCACCTTTGGGCTGTCGTGTTGCGCGATTGAGATGATGGCGACCGCCGCCTCACGCTACGATTTAGACCGTTTCGGTATGTTCTTCCGCGCCACACCGCGCCAGGCGGACGTGATGATTGTGGCAGGCTGGGTATCGGTGAAGATGGCGCCCTTTATCAAACGCCTCTACGAGCAGATGCCCGAACCCAAGTATGTGATTGCGATGGGCGGTTGCGCCAGCGCAGGGGGACCCTATCGCGACTCCATCACTATCGTGAAGGGTGTGGACCAGTTCGTGCCGGTGGATGTGTATGTTTACGGTTGTCCGCCTCGCCCCGAAAACCTGATCCTGGGCATCCTGAAATTGCAGGAGCGTATCCGCCGCGAGCATCTGGCGGAGAAGAACGGCTTGCCCAAGCCCGTGCGTGAGCCGATTATCATCCCCGAAACGGGAGCCGCAGGATGA